Proteins encoded together in one Meiothermus sp. QL-1 window:
- a CDS encoding RNA-guided endonuclease TnpB family protein — protein RSRTAKGVLDAGWGQFLAILAYKAAEAGRRVVKVDPKYTSQDCPVCGYREKRPLWVREYTCPQCGAHQHRDVAAAINILARSGRAPDRRWARTEPAGMDTARAVP, from the coding sequence CCCGCTCCCGCACCGCCAAGGGGGTGCTGGACGCGGGCTGGGGGCAGTTTCTTGCAATCCTCGCCTACAAAGCGGCAGAGGCTGGTAGGCGGGTAGTCAAGGTAGACCCAAAATACACCAGCCAGGATTGTCCGGTGTGCGGCTACAGAGAAAAACGCCCTCTCTGGGTGCGGGAGTACACCTGTCCCCAGTGCGGCGCCCACCAGCACCGGGATGTGGCTGCTGCCATCAACATCCTGGCCAGGTCGGGGCGTGCACCCGACCGCAGATGGGCTCGGACGGAGCCTGCGGGGATGGATACGGCAAGGGCCGTCCCGTGA
- a CDS encoding S8 family serine peptidase: MPGEVIVTLEEGVSLQSVTALRAAGVEFRFVRRIAGTRMALYRAEGLDQNQTLAAAQQLNRQAMVAEAFPNWILRAQKTPNDPLYPLQWHYPLMNLPAAWDITDGSSPPVNVAVVDTGIIAHPDFQGRLLPGYDFISNPAEAGDGDGRDNDPTDEGGDSGYHGAHVAGTIGAATNNGSGVAGVSWGARIVPVRVLGVTGGGSFADILEGIYWAVGGTDLPPGVPPNPNPARVVNLSLGGEAACPNEVGRYFQDLANLGFILVVAAGNENKNAANFVPASCPGVLTVGAVGPQGRRAPYSNYGTRIDVMAPGGDTSQSFTVGGQTFPAGVLSPVLDERGNPFYAFYNGTSMAAPHVAGLVALMLAREPGLDFQTIRDRLRNTSRPLSASDCNRPSGDECGAGLVDAARALGGSGGGTPSPPQTRSLTTYVVGFYCTNQQDCFPYDERRSRLEVIQTSASRIPFTLASLAAGPYLVAAWQDTNGNQEVDNGEPFGFTADASGRPRIIPLRAGEALAGLVIRMRPAEAARLDQARPGIPVQPLEKLVRDRF, translated from the coding sequence GTGCCCGGGGAGGTCATCGTCACTCTAGAGGAGGGCGTAAGCCTGCAGAGCGTTACGGCCCTGCGGGCTGCCGGGGTTGAGTTCCGCTTCGTTCGCCGGATAGCCGGCACCCGCATGGCCCTCTACCGGGCTGAGGGCCTCGACCAAAACCAGACCCTGGCCGCCGCCCAGCAGCTCAACCGGCAGGCCATGGTCGCCGAGGCCTTCCCCAACTGGATTCTCCGGGCCCAAAAAACCCCCAACGACCCCCTCTACCCCCTTCAGTGGCACTACCCGCTGATGAACCTGCCCGCAGCCTGGGACATCACCGACGGCTCGAGCCCCCCGGTCAACGTGGCGGTGGTGGATACTGGCATCATCGCCCACCCCGACTTTCAGGGGCGGCTTCTGCCGGGCTACGACTTCATCAGCAACCCCGCCGAGGCAGGGGATGGCGACGGCCGTGACAACGACCCCACCGACGAAGGGGGCGACTCGGGCTACCACGGGGCCCATGTGGCCGGCACCATCGGCGCTGCTACCAACAACGGCAGCGGGGTGGCCGGGGTGAGCTGGGGGGCCCGAATCGTTCCCGTGCGGGTGCTGGGGGTCACGGGTGGGGGCAGCTTTGCCGATATCCTCGAGGGTATCTACTGGGCGGTGGGGGGCACCGACCTGCCTCCAGGGGTGCCCCCGAACCCCAACCCGGCCCGGGTGGTCAACCTCAGCCTGGGTGGAGAGGCCGCCTGCCCCAACGAGGTTGGCCGGTATTTCCAGGATCTGGCCAACTTGGGCTTCATCCTGGTGGTGGCCGCGGGCAACGAGAACAAGAACGCGGCCAACTTCGTCCCGGCCAGCTGCCCCGGGGTGCTCACGGTTGGTGCGGTGGGGCCCCAGGGGCGGCGGGCCCCCTATTCTAACTACGGCACCCGCATCGACGTGATGGCCCCCGGCGGCGATACCAGCCAGAGCTTCACCGTGGGGGGCCAGACCTTCCCTGCTGGGGTGCTGAGCCCGGTGCTCGACGAGCGGGGCAACCCCTTCTACGCCTTCTACAACGGCACCTCGATGGCCGCCCCGCACGTGGCGGGCCTGGTAGCGCTCATGCTGGCCAGGGAGCCTGGCCTTGACTTCCAAACCATCCGCGACCGACTGCGAAACACTTCTCGCCCGCTCAGCGCCAGCGACTGCAACCGCCCAAGCGGGGACGAGTGCGGTGCTGGGCTGGTGGATGCCGCCCGGGCCCTGGGCGGCAGCGGAGGCGGGACGCCCAGCCCACCCCAGACCCGCTCCCTCACCACCTATGTGGTCGGCTTCTACTGCACCAACCAACAGGACTGCTTCCCCTACGACGAAAGGCGCAGCAGGCTCGAGGTCATCCAGACCTCCGCCAGCCGGATCCCCTTTACCCTAGCCAGCCTGGCCGCGGGGCCTTACCTGGTGGCCGCCTGGCAGGACACGAACGGCAACCAGGAGGTGGACAATGGAGAGCCCTTTGGCTTCACTGCGGACGCCAGCGGCAGGC